The Bifidobacterium animalis subsp. animalis ATCC 25527 genomic interval TCAACATCGATCTCATGGTCGATGCAGTGTGGATCGTGGCGCTCATCACGCTGATCCTCGTCAAAGACGGCGCGATGCTGTTCCGCTGAGATGGTGGGTGTCGTGCGCCGGCCTACTGCAGGAGCCTGAACTCGGCGGTGAGCGCGGCGGCGCCGGTGAGCATCACCGAGTCATCGGTCACATCGACGCGCACGATACCGCCGGGGATGCGGATGCGCCAGTGGTCGATCTGCGTCTTCGCACGCAGCACGATCGCCGTTGCACACAGGCCGGTTCCGCATGCCATCGTCTCACCGCAGCCGCGTTCGTATACGCGCATTGAGGCGTCGCCCAGATCACGCTCGGTGTCGAGGTTGTCGATGCGCGCGAACTCCACGTTCTGCCCGTTCGGCAGTTCTGGACTCACCTGGGGGGCACGGGTCAGATCGAGTTCGCCCAATACCGGCAGCGTCGAATAGGCGTCCTCCACCACGGTCACCACATGCGGGTTGCCCATGTCGACGAACGTTCCTTTGCCTGAACCGGTGTCACCCGGAATCGTGACGGTGTATTCGTCCTTCACCCCCATCGACCACGAGCCCATGTCCACACGCCACAATTGGCGGCCCAATTCGGGGTTGTCCGGCATGCGCGTGATGCGCTTGACTCCGGCGCGCGTGCCGAGCTTGAACGCATCACCCTCCTCAAGCTTCAGCATTCCCTGCTGCACGAGGAACTGCGCGGTGGCACGCGTGCCGTTGCCGCACATCTCGGCAAGCGTGCCGTCGGCGTTGCGGTAGTCCATGAACCACTCCACGCCCTCCTTGCGCATCTCCTGGGCATCGTGGCCGTCCAGATCGGCCACATGCCCCGGGTGCGTGATGCGGATCAGGCCGTCGGCACCGATGCCGAAATGACGGTCGCACAATTGGATGATGTCCTGCTTCTGTGGCGCGTGTTCCCCACTGCGGTCGGCATACATCACGAAATCGTTGCCGGTGCCCTGCGCCTTGATCATATGTTCTGGCAAACTCATATCGCCCACTCTACCGCAACCGGCGCTGAGATGTACATATACGCGTAGCGAAGCGGGGAATACGCGCAGGTCTGTAGACTGGAGACTTGCAATATCACCCGCATGCAGGAAAAGAGACTCCCATGACCTCCAGCGCACCGGTAGGCGTGTTCGATTCCGGGCTCGGCGGCATCTCCGTGGTCAGGCAGATTCGAACGGATCTGCCTCATGAGCGAATCCTCTATTTCGGCGACTCGGCGAACGCTCCATACGGCACAAAGACTCCCGAGCAGGTGCGCGACCTCTCGTTCCGCATTGTCGAGGATTTCGTCGAACAGGGTGTCAAGGCGGTCGTCATCGCCTGCAACACGGCCACGTCGAGTGCCGTGCAGAAACTGCGGGAGCACTATGACATTCCGATTATCGGCATGGAACCGGCGCTCAAGGTGGCCTGCGACCGCGGGCATGGCGAACGCCAGAGCGTCATCGTCGCCGCCACCCCGCTCACATTGCGCGAGCGGAAGTTCGCCGCGCTCATGCATCGTTTCGAGGATGCACACACCATTCATAAGCAGCCGTGCCCACGTCTCGTCGAAATCGTGGAGCGCGGAGAGCTCGACGACCACGACCTCGTCATGCGCACGCTGCACGATTATTTTGACCAGTACGACCTCGCCCACACCGACTCGGTGGTGCTCGGCTGCACGCATTTCGTGTTCTACCGGGACTATTTCCGCGAGTTGCTGCCGAACAATGTCGCGATCATCGATGGCAACGAGGGCACTGCACGCCATCTGGAGGTCGTGCTCGAATCCCTCGGCAAACTCGCCCCCGAGGAACAGGACGGTAGCGTTATCCTGCGCAATTCCGACCCAGGCGAGCGCATAGCCGAACTCGCGCAGCAACTGCTGGAGAGGTAGTCTGCAGCCATTCCCGTAAGACCCAAGCAGATCAGATGAGGAGACCCGTATGACCCACACCGCACACACTACCGGAATCATTGACGTCGGCGGCGGCTTCCGCGCCATCTTCGGGGCCGGTGTCGAAGACCGCTGCCTCGAGGATGGCGTCGGTTTCGACCACTGCTACGGCATCTCGGCGGGGTCTGCGAATCTGGCATCATATTTGGCGCGGCAGCAGGGCCGCGCGCACACGTTCTACACGCAGTATGCGTTCCGGAAGGAATATGCGAGCATGGAGAACTACATCACGAAGCGCAACTTCTGCGATCTCGACTACGTGTACGGCACGCTGAGCAACAGCGACGGCGAGAATCCGTTGGATTACGCCGCGTTCAGCGACAATCCGGCGACCTTCACCGTCGTGGCGGCAAACGGCGAGGACGGCTCGTCGCGCTATTTCGACAAATCGGACATGCGACAGGACGACTACACGATACTCAAGGCGAGTTCCGCAGTGCCGCTGGCATGCCAGCCGGTGGTGATCGACAACGTCCCGTACTTCGACGGTGGCATCGCGGACCCGATTCCGGTGCAACAGGCCATTGACGACGGCTGCGACCGCATCGTCGTCGTGCTCACACGCCCGGTGGACGTGGCCCGCGAACAGCAGAAGGACGTCGCGCCGGCACGCATTCTCAAACGGCACCATCCCGCCGCAGCCGAACGTCTGCTCAACCGCTACTGCACGTACAACGACGAGGTCGCGCTCGCCAGGCGGTACGAGCAGGAGGGCAAGGTGCTCATCCTCTCCCCCGAAAGCCTGTACGGGCTCTCGACCATGTCGAAGACCTTCGAAGGCCTTGAGCGCATGTACCGCGCAGGCTACGCCCAGGCAGCGCGGATTCGCGAGTTTCTCGACTCCTGAATATCGTCCGGACCACATATGCACAAATGCCGGGGCCGTGGAGATCTCCACGGCCCCGGCATTTGTGCATATGTGCGTATGAGATCAGTTCTGGGGACTGGATTCCTGCGTGGTGAGCATCGCCTGCGTCATCTGGTTGAACAGCTCCGAATAGCCGCCCGGCGTGGCCGCCGGCATCACCAACGTCTTCGCGTTCTTCGATTCCGAGAGCGAGCGCAGCACATCGAGATACTGGTTGAACAGCACCACGTTGTTCACCGCGCCAATGTCCATGCCAACTTCCTGCAGGCTCTTGATCTGGTCCACAATGCCATCGGCGATCTCGCGGCGGTAATTCGCCTGGCCCTCGCCCTGCAGACGCACCTTCTCCGCTTCAGCGGCCGCCTGGGTCTCGATCTGGATGCGCATGGCCTCGGCATGCTGGCGAGTCGCCTCCTTTTCGCGCTGGGCCGCGTTGATCGAGTCCATGGCTGATTTCACCGCGGGGCTCGGGTCGATGGCCGTGATCAGCGTCTTCACCACGGTGAAGCCGAAGCGCGCCATTTCGGAACCTACCGTCTGCTGCACGTCGGCCGCCACGGAATCCTTCCTGGCGAAGGCGTCGTCGAGTGTGAGCATCGGAATGGCCGAACGCAGTGCGTCTTCCATATAGGAACACAGCTGACCCTGCGGATCACGGAGCTCATAGTAGGCCTTCGCCACGTTGTCCGGATTCACGCGGTACTGCGTGCTCGCCACAATCGTGACGAACACGTTGTCGAGCGTCTTCGTTTCCAACTTCACATTGAGCTGCGAGACGCGCATATTCGTCTTCATCGCAATGCGGTCGACGAACGGAATCAGCAGATGGATGCCTGCGAACCTCACGGAGCGGAATTTGCCGAATCGTTCGATAATGTACGCCTGCTGTTGCGGCACCACATAGATCGCCATGCACAGCAGCACAATCACCACCAATGCAACGACGCCGATTCCGATAAGCGATGGGCTCATGTTCTCCCTCTTTCTGTATCCCGTACCCGGTATTCATTCGGGCACCTCCTCCAACCGTATCGAACCGCGGATTCCACTCCCATCGCGTTTTCGGGAGATGGAATTTTTACGGCATGTTTGGTCCACGAGCTGAGATGAACGGTCCGCATACAAAACGGGCGTCTCCCGTAGGGGAGGCGCCCGCCCTGTTCCCCGCGATCACACGATGTCATCGCCGAGTCGAATTCGACTCATTTCTCGATCACTCCGGATTCCACCACGATGTCGTCCGGATTGACCTCATCGCCGTACACCGGCTTGAGCGTCTTCTCGAAGTCCTTGTGGAAGAAATTCTCCTTGCCAAGCTTCACGATCTCGTCGTTGATGTAGTCGAGCAGCTCCTTGTTGCCCTTCTGCACCGCGGCGGCGATCACGTCGACGTCGCCGATCTCGGTCACGTCCACACGGTAGCCTTTGTTCGCCTTGGCCCATGCGAGCACCTCGGTGTTGTCGGTGCTCATCGCGTCGCCACGGCCGTCGAGCAGCGCGTTGTAGGCGTCGGCGTACTGGTCGTACTTCTGCAGCTTGATCTCGGGGTGGTTCTTCTCGAAGTAGGTCTCGGCGGTCGTGCCCTTGGCCACGATCAGCGTCTTGCCGTTGAGGTCCTTCACGTCCTTGATCGGCGCCGTATCCGGTGCCACGATGCCGAGCGCGACCTTCATGTACGGCTTCGAGAAGTCGACCTTCTCGGCGCGTTCCGGGGTCTCGGTGAAGTTTGCAAGCGTGACGTCCACCTTGTTCGACGCGAGCACGTCCACACGCGCCGCCGGATCGACCGACGTGTACACGGGCTTCACCCCGAGGCCGTCGGCGAGCGCCTGGGCGAACTCGATGTCGTAGCCGGCGTACTTGCCGTCTTTGTCCACATAGCCGAACGGTGCCTTGTCGGAGAACACCGCCACACGCAGCTCGCCCGACTTCTTGATCTCGTCGAGCGTGCGCGCCTTGGCGTTCGTGCTGTTCTGCGTATTGCCGGAGGCAGATCCCGCCTCGCTCGGCGTTGAAGCGGACGGACCGCAGGCCGCCACAGCGGTGATCATCATCACTGCGGCTCCCGCCGCCGCGACTGCCTTACCCAACTGTTTGAAAAGTGAGCTCATATTTCCCTTTCGTGCCCGGTTTTTCCTTGTCTCTTTCCTTGTGGAAATCTAATTGTGTGCAGGCTGGCCGTCTCCCGTGCCATCCTCGTCGAACGCTTCAAGGCGCTCATGGGCCTGTGCGCTGCGATGGCGTTCGAAGTCGAAGGAATGCAGGAATTCCTTGGCGCGCTCGGTCTGCGGATCGGTGAAGAACCGCTCGGCATTCGTGGAGCGGTCTGCAATCTGCCCGTCGGCGAGCAGAATCACCCGGTCGGCGATGGCACGCGCGAACTGCATCTCATGCGTGACGATGAGCATCGTCTGCCCGGCATCGGCCAGTTCGACGACCACTTCAAGCACTTCATGCACCATCTCAGGGTCGAGTGCGGCGGTGATCTCGTCGAGCAGCAGAATCTCGGGGTGCAGAATCAACGCGCGGCAGATCGCCACACGCTGG includes:
- the dapF gene encoding diaminopimelate epimerase — translated: MSLPEHMIKAQGTGNDFVMYADRSGEHAPQKQDIIQLCDRHFGIGADGLIRITHPGHVADLDGHDAQEMRKEGVEWFMDYRNADGTLAEMCGNGTRATAQFLVQQGMLKLEEGDAFKLGTRAGVKRITRMPDNPELGRQLWRVDMGSWSMGVKDEYTVTIPGDTGSGKGTFVDMGNPHVVTVVEDAYSTLPVLGELDLTRAPQVSPELPNGQNVEFARIDNLDTERDLGDASMRVYERGCGETMACGTGLCATAIVLRAKTQIDHWRIRIPGGIVRVDVTDDSVMLTGAAALTAEFRLLQ
- the murI gene encoding glutamate racemase, translating into MTSSAPVGVFDSGLGGISVVRQIRTDLPHERILYFGDSANAPYGTKTPEQVRDLSFRIVEDFVEQGVKAVVIACNTATSSAVQKLREHYDIPIIGMEPALKVACDRGHGERQSVIVAATPLTLRERKFAALMHRFEDAHTIHKQPCPRLVEIVERGELDDHDLVMRTLHDYFDQYDLAHTDSVVLGCTHFVFYRDYFRELLPNNVAIIDGNEGTARHLEVVLESLGKLAPEEQDGSVILRNSDPGERIAELAQQLLER
- a CDS encoding patatin-like phospholipase family protein translates to MTHTAHTTGIIDVGGGFRAIFGAGVEDRCLEDGVGFDHCYGISAGSANLASYLARQQGRAHTFYTQYAFRKEYASMENYITKRNFCDLDYVYGTLSNSDGENPLDYAAFSDNPATFTVVAANGEDGSSRYFDKSDMRQDDYTILKASSAVPLACQPVVIDNVPYFDGGIADPIPVQQAIDDGCDRIVVVLTRPVDVAREQQKDVAPARILKRHHPAAAERLLNRYCTYNDEVALARRYEQEGKVLILSPESLYGLSTMSKTFEGLERMYRAGYAQAARIREFLDS
- a CDS encoding SPFH domain-containing protein, whose protein sequence is MSPSLIGIGVVALVVIVLLCMAIYVVPQQQAYIIERFGKFRSVRFAGIHLLIPFVDRIAMKTNMRVSQLNVKLETKTLDNVFVTIVASTQYRVNPDNVAKAYYELRDPQGQLCSYMEDALRSAIPMLTLDDAFARKDSVAADVQQTVGSEMARFGFTVVKTLITAIDPSPAVKSAMDSINAAQREKEATRQHAEAMRIQIETQAAAEAEKVRLQGEGQANYRREIADGIVDQIKSLQEVGMDIGAVNNVVLFNQYLDVLRSLSESKNAKTLVMPAATPGGYSELFNQMTQAMLTTQESSPQN
- a CDS encoding cysteine ABC transporter substrate-binding protein gives rise to the protein MSSLFKQLGKAVAAAGAAVMMITAVAACGPSASTPSEAGSASGNTQNSTNAKARTLDEIKKSGELRVAVFSDKAPFGYVDKDGKYAGYDIEFAQALADGLGVKPVYTSVDPAARVDVLASNKVDVTLANFTETPERAEKVDFSKPYMKVALGIVAPDTAPIKDVKDLNGKTLIVAKGTTAETYFEKNHPEIKLQKYDQYADAYNALLDGRGDAMSTDNTEVLAWAKANKGYRVDVTEIGDVDVIAAAVQKGNKELLDYINDEIVKLGKENFFHKDFEKTLKPVYGDEVNPDDIVVESGVIEK